The following coding sequences are from one uncultured Desulfobacter sp. window:
- the rplW gene encoding 50S ribosomal protein L23 — MIEYDILRGPVVTEKSTLQRELYNQVTLRVAKNANRVEIKNAVEKAFNTQVKQVRTIQVKGKIKQRGRIIGKKVDWKKAVVTLMPGQRIDFFEGV; from the coding sequence ATGATTGAATATGACATCCTCCGTGGACCTGTGGTTACCGAAAAATCCACCCTTCAAAGAGAGCTGTATAACCAGGTAACTTTAAGAGTTGCCAAAAATGCCAACAGAGTTGAAATTAAGAACGCTGTTGAAAAAGCATTTAATACCCAGGTTAAACAGGTTAGAACCATACAGGTCAAAGGTAAAATTAAGCAGCGTGGCAGAATTATCGGCAAAAAAGTGGATTGGAAAAAAGCCGTTGTGACGCTGATGCCCGGACAACGAATTGATTTTTTTGAAGGTGTGTAA
- the rplD gene encoding 50S ribosomal protein L4, which yields MAAVEVLNSTGAKVSEVELPDEIFSIPVKTSVLHEVVRSQLVSKRVGTAASKTRGMISGSTKKLFRQKGTGNARAGSIKSPLRKGGGVIFGPSPRSYEIKVPKKVRKLALKMALSAKVSDSQLFVVDALELEEIKTKALANVLSALNLDDLLIVSDADDTKLALSSRNIPDVKVIKTEGLNVYDILKFKNLLLVESSIENIKGRLS from the coding sequence ATGGCTGCTGTAGAAGTATTAAACAGTACAGGTGCTAAAGTGTCTGAAGTTGAGCTACCTGACGAAATTTTCAGCATACCGGTTAAAACAAGTGTTCTTCATGAAGTCGTTCGGTCCCAGCTCGTCTCAAAACGGGTAGGGACTGCTGCGTCTAAAACCAGGGGTATGATTTCAGGCTCTACAAAGAAATTATTCAGGCAGAAAGGAACGGGCAATGCCCGGGCCGGTAGCATAAAATCTCCTTTGCGTAAAGGCGGTGGCGTTATCTTTGGCCCCAGCCCCAGGTCCTATGAAATCAAAGTGCCTAAAAAAGTAAGAAAACTTGCCCTTAAGATGGCGTTAAGCGCCAAGGTTTCCGATAGTCAGCTTTTTGTTGTTGACGCGTTGGAACTTGAAGAGATAAAAACAAAGGCTTTGGCAAATGTGCTATCAGCACTGAATCTTGACGATCTTCTCATTGTCTCGGACGCTGACGATACGAAACTTGCGCTCTCCTCCAGAAATATTCCGGATGTTAAAGTGATTAAGACTGAAGGTCTCAACGTATACGACATTTTAAAGTTTAAAAACCTTCTGCTGGTTGAATCCAGTATCGAGAATATCAAGGGGAGGCTGAGCTAA
- the rplC gene encoding 50S ribosomal protein L3 — protein MSGLLGKKIGMTNVFASDGQLVPVTVLQVGPCVVTQIKTEETDGYTALQLGFDDKPVERLNKPIAGHLKKASDKGFRVLKEFREDSVEDIEAGATISVDMFSIGDKVTVTGTSKGRGFQGTIKRHGFSRGPETHGNRNHRKPGSIGNSAWPAKVIKGKRLPGHKGVDRVTVKNLTIVDIKHDDNLILVKGAVPGFKTGVVEVRKADVKK, from the coding sequence ATGAGTGGATTGCTAGGAAAAAAAATCGGGATGACCAATGTGTTTGCATCCGATGGACAGCTCGTTCCTGTTACGGTGCTGCAGGTTGGGCCCTGCGTCGTGACTCAGATAAAAACTGAAGAGACCGACGGGTACACCGCCTTGCAGCTCGGGTTTGATGATAAGCCGGTTGAGCGGCTCAATAAACCCATTGCAGGACATTTGAAAAAAGCATCGGATAAAGGTTTCCGCGTATTAAAAGAATTTAGAGAAGACTCAGTTGAGGATATTGAGGCTGGCGCGACTATCAGCGTTGATATGTTTTCAATTGGAGACAAGGTGACTGTGACCGGTACGTCAAAAGGTCGAGGCTTCCAAGGAACCATTAAAAGACATGGTTTTTCCAGGGGGCCCGAAACCCACGGTAACCGCAATCATAGAAAGCCGGGTTCGATCGGTAACTCTGCCTGGCCTGCAAAGGTAATCAAAGGAAAAAGATTGCCAGGTCACAAAGGTGTTGATCGGGTTACGGTTAAAAACCTAACGATTGTAGATATTAAACACGACGACAATCTCATCCTTGTAAAAGGTGCTGTGCCGGGTTTCAAAACCGGTGTTGTTGAAGTGCGCAAAGCTGATGTAAAAAAATAA